One Actinomycetospora corticicola genomic window, CGTCGCAGGACTCGCGCACCGGCGGCCAGTTCGGCGACGACCGAGGTCCGCACCGGCGCCTCCGTGATCGCGCCGAGCCGACCCGGCAGCACGAGTGTGAGCAGCGCGGCCGCGGCCGAGGTGGCGGCGGTGACGAGCAGGACGGTGCTGCCGTCGAACACCGTGAGCAGGATGCCGGCGGCGGCCGGACCGATCACCAGGGCGATCGAGGTCATGGCCTGGCGCAGACCGACGAGGCGTTCCAGGGACACCCCCGTGTGCCGGGCGACGGCGGGCACGAGGACCTGGCGGGCGGTCAGGCCCGGGACGTCGCCGAACGCCCCGACGATCGCGAGCGCCACGAGCCAGCCCAGGGTCAGGCCCGACACCAGGTCGACCACCGGGATCGCCGCCACGGCGAGCGCGGAGACGACGTCGGCGAGGATCGAACTCGTCCGACGGTTCGTCCGGTCGATGACGACGCCCGCGGCCAGCCCCACGAGGAGGGCCGGTCCGGCGGTCGCCAGCGAGACGACCCCGACGCTCCCCGGACTGCCCGTCACCTGCAGGACGATCAGCGGGAGCGCCACCGCGGCGAGCCCGTTGCCGAGCAGGCTGAGCAGGTGGGCGCCGAGGTAGGCGAGGGCGACGACGGGCACGGTCACCGCCGCCGGTCGACGAGGCGTCCCCGCAGGGTGAGGGCACGTTCCACCGCCGCGAGGGCGCCCACCACCCCGATCACCGTCAGCCACCCCGCGGACAGCGTGTACGGCAGGACGAGCGTCCCGACCCGCTCGGCGACCTCGGGCCGGCGGGTCACGGCCTGCGCGGCGTGCAGCAGTTCGATCGCCCCGCAGGCGAGGACCAGGAGGCCCGCGACGATGCCGAGGGCGTGGCTCGTCGTCGGGAAGCGGCGGTCGAAGCCCGCGCGGCGGCCCTCGAGGGTGCGCGGATGCGGGGTCAGGGTCCGGGTCGTCCCGTCGGGCCCGACGTGGGCGACCCGCTTCAGGCCGTGCTCGTTCTCGGCGATCTCCACGACCCCGCCGGACACGGCGAAGGTCGCGGGCAGGCGGGACCGAGCGACCTGGACGCCGTCGCGGTAGAGCCTGGCGACGCCGTGCCCGGTGTTCGGGTCGGCGCCGTACCGGATGTCGACGTCGAGCCGGTGGTCCTCGAGGTCGAGCCCGAAGCGGGTCCGGGTGAACACGTGCCAGAGGCGGAACTCGGGCAGGCGGCTCCCGTCGCCGGGACGTACGCGGGCGAGCTGTCGCTGTCGGCGGAACGTGGTGAGCATGGCGCCGACGCTCGCCCGTGCCGTCGCGGCATCCTCCAGCGTGAGTGGTCCACGCCACAGCGGGGCTTGAGGGTGCCGCGACGGCATCGTTTCTCCTGCCCGCATGACCCGATCCAGCGTCCAGACCCAGCCCGTGTCCGTGGAGGACCTGTTCGCGCCGCCCGAGCGCGGCCGCCCGTCGATCTCCCCGGACGGACGGCGGCTCGCCTTCCTCGCCCCGTGGCGCTCCCGGCTCAACGTGTGGGTCGTCGAGCTGTCCGGGGACGGGCAGGTCGACCTCGACGACGCCCGCCGCGTCACCGCCGACGACCACCGTCCCGTCATCGACGTCCGGTGGACCGCCGACCCGCGCCACCTGCTCTACCTCCAGGACGACGACGGGGACGAGAACCATCACGTCTTCCGTGTCGACCTCGACGACCCGGACGCCGACGCCGTCGACCTGACGCCGTTCCCGGGCGCGCGCGTCTGGGAGATGGTGGAGGTGCCCGGGCTGCCCGGGTCCGTCGTCGTGAGCCTCAACCACGTCGACCCCGCCCGCATCGACCTGTGCGAGCTCGACGTCGCGACCGGCGAGCTCACCGTCCTCGCCGAGGGCGGCGACGGCGCGTCCTGGTTCGTGACGAGCCGGCGGGAGCTCTACGAGGTCGCGGTCACCGAGGCCGGGTGGGAGCTGCGGCAGGGCCTTCCCGACGGCGGGCGGCGGGTGGTCACCACGTTCGCCGGCGACGACCACCCCTACGGCCCGATGACGCGGCCCGCCCCCGACGGCGCGAGCCTCTGGTTCGGCACGTACGGCGACCACGACCAGCTCGCACCCGCCCGGCTCGACCTCGCGACCGGCGA contains:
- a CDS encoding MFS transporter, which gives rise to MTVPVVALAYLGAHLLSLLGNGLAAVALPLIVLQVTGSPGSVGVVSLATAGPALLVGLAAGVVIDRTNRRTSSILADVVSALAVAAIPVVDLVSGLTLGWLVALAIVGAFGDVPGLTARQVLVPAVARHTGVSLERLVGLRQAMTSIALVIGPAAAGILLTVFDGSTVLLVTAATSAAAALLTLVLPGRLGAITEAPVRTSVVAELAAGARVLRRSRFLSGTVGLTLGLAVVLGGLQGLVLPVWFTALGRPDLLGLVLTALALGMLVGTAVFTTAGVRGSRGRWTVGALVGTTGGFLAIATLASPVVVLAGAAVLGLSNATLGAILGVLQAERIPDAAHGRVLSLQNALLQVAAPAGIGLAGVVAEVGSPVAAGFSVVAVWVVVVLVVGASGALRDLEPARAS